A window from Electrophorus electricus isolate fEleEle1 chromosome 7, fEleEle1.pri, whole genome shotgun sequence encodes these proteins:
- the tmpoa gene encoding thymopoietin a isoform X2, translating into MSCGVGVHRKATKKTDRVPPEEMDVTVLTNEDLKDQLLKYGVSAGPIVASTRKVYEKRLQKLLDQGGSDTTPPRAKCTQTGSGYNGTTQHAEQYSDMEGETTPADPEPVPVVERPVRSRGKPSVTPRTLGSRHRIEKLSCIEQTPKVTERNVLKEMFSSESLNTPTGISATCRRPIKGAAGRPVSDVWLGDLRPRLTEIRRSSSSYTESRSVPRVSAVPFTPSRPMAPPAVQAKARRRVPVWVRLLLLSAVAGFLFLVYQAMETNEMSPFGHGGSNALDSK; encoded by the exons AAAGCCACTAAGAAAACAGACCGGGTCCCTCCCGAGGAGATGGATGTGACTGTGCTGACCAATGAAGACCTGAAGGACCAGCTTCTGAAGTACGGCGTCAGCGCGGGCCCCATTGTGG cgTCCACCCGAAAGGTGTATGAGAAGAGACTGCAGAAGCTACTGGACCAGGGTGGTTCTGACACGACCCCCCCGCGTGCCAAGTGCACTCAGACGGGCAGCGGCTACAACGGCACCACACAGCACGCAGAGCAGTACAGTGACATGGAGGGCG AGACGACACCAGCAGACCCGGAGCCCGTCCCGGTGGTAGAGAGGCcagtgaggagcagaggaaagCCATCTGTTACCCCCAGAACACTCGGCAGCCGGCACaga ATTGAGAAGTTATCTTGCATCGAGCAGACCCCAAAAGTGACAGAAAGAAACGTTCTCAAAGAAATGTTCTCCAGCGAGAGTCTCAATACTCCGACTGGAATCAG TGCCACCTGTCGTCGCCCGATTAAAGGCGCTGCTGGCCGGCCCGTCAGTGACGTGTGGTTGGGTGATTTGCGTCCACGCCTCACCGAGATCAGACGGAGCAGTTCGTCCTACACCGAGAGCCGATCTGTGCCTCGCGTGAGCGCTGTTCCCTTCACCCCCTCTAGACCCatggcgccccctgctgtaCAGGCCAAGGCGCGACGCCGTGTTCCGGTTTGGGTGCGTCTGCTGCTTCTGAGCGCAGTGGCTGGCTTCCTCTTCCTGGTCTACCAGGCCATGGAGACCAATGAAATGAGTCCGTTTGGTCACGGAGGCAGCAATGCGTTAGACAGCAAATGA
- the ldhba gene encoding L-lactate dehydrogenase B-A chain isoform X1, whose translation MRSLRACGSCGIAPSLRPCSFTASAACRQAVCSWQKTCIYTTQDKTKLKTPTNIMASVMEKLLTPVASDACELPTNKVTVVGVGQVGMACAVSILLRDLCEELALVDVIEDKLKGEMMDLQHGSLFLKTHKITADKDYSVTANSRIVVVTAGVRQQEGESRLNLVQRNVNIFKHIIPQLVKYSPHCVLVVVSNPVDVLTYVTWKLSGLPKHRVIGSGTNLDSARFRFLMAKKLGIHTSSFNGFILGEHGDSSVPVWSGTNVAGVNLQSLNPAIGTEKDGENWKEVHKMVVDSAYEVIKLKGYTNWAIGLSVADLTESLVRNLGRVHPVSTMVKGMYGIGNEVYLSLPCVLNSGGVASVVNMTPTDQEVAQLKKSADTLWSIQKDLKDL comes from the exons ATGCGGAGTTTACGTGCTTGCGGAAGCTGCGGAATCGCCCCAAGCCTGCGCCCGTGCTCCTTCACTGCCTCTGCTGCCTGCAGACAAGCAGTGTGCTCCTGGCAGAAAACCTGCATTTACACAACCCAGGACAAGACCAAATTAAAAACTCCAACGAAT ATCATGGCCTCAGTCATGGAGAAACTCCTTACTCCTGTGGCCAGTGATGCCTGCGAGTTGCCCACCAACAAGGTGACTGTGGTGGGTGTAGGTCAGGTGGGCATGGCCTGTGCAGTCAGCATCCTGCTCCGG GATCTATGTGAGGAGCTTGCACTGGTCGATGTGATTGAAGACAAGCTGAAAGGAGAGATGATGGACCTGCAGCACGGCAGCCTCTTCCTGAAGACCCACAAGATCACTGCTGACAAAG actACTCGGTCACCGCGAACTCTCGCATCGTGGTGGTGACAGCGGGGGTCCGCCAGCAGGAGGGCGAGAGCCGACTCAACCTGGTGCAGAGAAACGTGAACATCTTCAAGCACATCATCCCTCAGCTGGTGAAGTACAGTCCCCACTGCGTCCTTGTCGTGGTGTCTAACCCAG TGGATGTCCTGACCTACGTGACGTGGAAACTGAGCGGGCTGCCCAAGCACCGCGTCATTGGCAGTGGCACCAACCTGGACTCTGCCCGCTTCCGCTTCCTCATGGCCAAGAAGCTGGGCATCCATACCAGCAGCTTCAACGGCTTCATCCTGGGCGAGCATGGAGACTCCAGCG TGCCTGTGTGGAGTGGCACCAATGTGGCTGGAGTCAACCTGCAGAGTCTCAATCCTGCCATTGGTACCGAGAAAGATGGTGAGAACTGGAAGGAGGTACACAAGATGGTGGTGGACAG TGCCTATGAAGTCATTAAGCTCAAGGGCTACACTAACTGGGCCATTGGCCTGAGTGTGGCCGATCTGACTGAGAGCTTGGTGAGGAACCTGGGAAGAGTCCATCCAGTCTCCACCATGGTGAAG GGGATGTACGGTATTGGGAATGAGGTGTACCTGAGCCTGCCCTGTGTGCTAAACAGCGGTGGAGTGGCCAGTGTGGTCAACATGACCCCGACTGACCAGGAGGTGGCCCAGCTCAAGAAGAGTGCAGATACCCTCTGGAGCATTCAAAAGGACCTTAAAGACCTGTAA
- the ldhba gene encoding L-lactate dehydrogenase B-A chain isoform X2: MASVMEKLLTPVASDACELPTNKVTVVGVGQVGMACAVSILLRDLCEELALVDVIEDKLKGEMMDLQHGSLFLKTHKITADKDYSVTANSRIVVVTAGVRQQEGESRLNLVQRNVNIFKHIIPQLVKYSPHCVLVVVSNPVDVLTYVTWKLSGLPKHRVIGSGTNLDSARFRFLMAKKLGIHTSSFNGFILGEHGDSSVPVWSGTNVAGVNLQSLNPAIGTEKDGENWKEVHKMVVDSAYEVIKLKGYTNWAIGLSVADLTESLVRNLGRVHPVSTMVKGMYGIGNEVYLSLPCVLNSGGVASVVNMTPTDQEVAQLKKSADTLWSIQKDLKDL, from the exons ATGGCCTCAGTCATGGAGAAACTCCTTACTCCTGTGGCCAGTGATGCCTGCGAGTTGCCCACCAACAAGGTGACTGTGGTGGGTGTAGGTCAGGTGGGCATGGCCTGTGCAGTCAGCATCCTGCTCCGG GATCTATGTGAGGAGCTTGCACTGGTCGATGTGATTGAAGACAAGCTGAAAGGAGAGATGATGGACCTGCAGCACGGCAGCCTCTTCCTGAAGACCCACAAGATCACTGCTGACAAAG actACTCGGTCACCGCGAACTCTCGCATCGTGGTGGTGACAGCGGGGGTCCGCCAGCAGGAGGGCGAGAGCCGACTCAACCTGGTGCAGAGAAACGTGAACATCTTCAAGCACATCATCCCTCAGCTGGTGAAGTACAGTCCCCACTGCGTCCTTGTCGTGGTGTCTAACCCAG TGGATGTCCTGACCTACGTGACGTGGAAACTGAGCGGGCTGCCCAAGCACCGCGTCATTGGCAGTGGCACCAACCTGGACTCTGCCCGCTTCCGCTTCCTCATGGCCAAGAAGCTGGGCATCCATACCAGCAGCTTCAACGGCTTCATCCTGGGCGAGCATGGAGACTCCAGCG TGCCTGTGTGGAGTGGCACCAATGTGGCTGGAGTCAACCTGCAGAGTCTCAATCCTGCCATTGGTACCGAGAAAGATGGTGAGAACTGGAAGGAGGTACACAAGATGGTGGTGGACAG TGCCTATGAAGTCATTAAGCTCAAGGGCTACACTAACTGGGCCATTGGCCTGAGTGTGGCCGATCTGACTGAGAGCTTGGTGAGGAACCTGGGAAGAGTCCATCCAGTCTCCACCATGGTGAAG GGGATGTACGGTATTGGGAATGAGGTGTACCTGAGCCTGCCCTGTGTGCTAAACAGCGGTGGAGTGGCCAGTGTGGTCAACATGACCCCGACTGACCAGGAGGTGGCCCAGCTCAAGAAGAGTGCAGATACCCTCTGGAGCATTCAAAAGGACCTTAAAGACCTGTAA
- the kiss2 gene encoding kisspeptin 2 has protein sequence MKVQALIVFMSALTVPYGSTTTLPKDTGAPAHTHIPDFAPIGFRVYPIMEQRDVHELDPSEDASLCFFLKEKDVESDVSCKPRLTRSKFNYNPFGLRFGKRDRRLKSDSDRLRTSRLLPLLLSARDLEEAS, from the exons ATGAAAGTCCAGGCGTTGATCGTGTTCATGTCGGCACTGACTGTCCCGTACGGATCAACGACAACACTTCCCAAAGACACGGGAGCCCCCGCGCACACCCATATACCAG attttgcaCCGATTGGATTCAGAGTCTATCCCATAATGGAACAAAGAGACGTTCACGAGCTCGACCCCTCTGAAGACGCGAGTCTTTGCTTCTTTCTGAAGGAGAAAGACGTGGAGAGCGATGTTTCTTGCAAGCCCCGGTTAACACGCAGTAAGTTTAACTACAATCCATTTGGACTGAGGTTTGGAAAACGAGACCGACGTTTAAAATCGGACAGTGACCGATTGAGAACCAGCAGGCTGCTGCCACTTCTACTTTCTGCGAGAGACCTGGAGGAGGCGTCATGA
- the gys2 gene encoding glycogen [starch] synthase, liver — protein MPLSRSLSMSSLSGLPLWEEEPLPIEDLLLFEIAWEVTNKVGGIYTVLQTKAKVTVDEWGENYFMMGPYYEHNFKTQVEQCEPPTAAIKTAIDSIVNSGCQVRFGRWLIEGSPYVILFDIGAAAWNLDRWKGDLWAACSVGLPYHDRDANDSLIFGSLVTWFFKELTEQLRDKPNVIAHFHEWQAGAGLVLSRARKIPMATIFTTHATLLGRYLCAGNADFYNNLDKFDIDREAGERQIYHRYCLERAAVHCSHVFTTVSQITAVEADHMLHRKPDVVTPNGLNVKKFSAMHEFQNLHSLNKVKLQEFIRGHFYGHLDFNLEKSLFFFIAGRYEFSNKGADVFLESLARLNYLLRVRKSDTTIIVFFIMPAKTNNFNVESLKGQAVRKQLWDTVQAVKEKFGKHLYEALLRGEIPDMNKILDRDDFTIMKRAIYATQRHSLPPVTTHNMLDDSSDPILSNIRRIGLFNSRNDRVKIVFHPEFLSSTSPLLPMDYEEFVRGCHLGVFPSYYEPWGYTPGECTVMGIPSVTTNLSGFGCFMEEHVSDPSAYGIYIVDRRFRSADESCNQLTQFMFSFCQQSRRQRIIQRNRTERLSDLLDWRYLGRFYMHARHLALSRAFPEQFKLNSLAVPPTQGFRYPRPSSVPPSPSASLHSTPHHSDAEDEDDHEPYDEEEEAEKDRLNIKAPFTLGAVPEGRKKLP, from the exons ATGCCCTTGTCAAGATCGTTGTCGATGAGCTCCTTGAGCGGTCTTCCGTTATGGGAGGAGGAACCGTTACCCATCGAGGATCTACTGCTATTCGAAATCGCGTGGGAAGTAACCAACAAAG TGGGTGGAATATACACCGTGCTCCAGACCAAGGCCAAGGTGACGGTAGATGAGTGGGGGGAGAATTACTTCATGATGGGGCCGTATTACGAGCACAACTTCAAGACacaggtggagcagtgtgagcCTCCCACTGCCGCCATTAAAACCGCCATTGACTCCATCGTCAACAGCGGGTGTCAG GTGCGTTTCGGCCGTTGGCTCATTGAGGGGAGTCCCTATGTGATCCTCTTCGATATTGGAGCGGCTGCGTGGAATCTGGACCGCTGGAAGGGGGATCTGTGGGCCGCGTGTTCCGTCGGGCTGCCCTACCACGACCGAGACGCCAACGACTCACTCATTTTCGGATCGCTCGTGACCTGGTTCTTCAAGGAG CTAACCGAGCAACTTCGTGACAAGCCCAACGTCATCGCTCATTTCCACGAGTGGCaggcaggggcggggcttgtgCTCAGCCGCGCCCGTAAGATTCCCATGGCAACCATCTTCACGACGCATGCTACTCTCCTAGGGCGGTACCTTTGTGCTGGAAACGCGGATTTTTACAACAATCTGGATAAG ttCGATATCGACCGGGAAGCGGGAGAGAGGCAGATTTACCACCGTTACTGCCTGGAGAGAGCAGCCGTGCACTGCTCGCACGTTTTCACCACCGTGTCCCAGATCACGGCCGTGGAAGCCGACCACATGCTTCACAGGAAACCAG ATGTGGTTACACCAAATGGATTGAATGTGAAGAAGTTTTCAGCCATGCACGAGTTCCAGAACCTGCATTCTCTGAACAAAGTCAAGCTGCAGGAGTTCATTAGGGGTCACTTTTACGG CCACCTGGACTTCAATCTGGagaaaagcctttttttcttcatcgCAGGCCGGTACGAGTTCTCCAACAAGGGAGCTGATGTCTTCCTGGAATCTTTAGCCAGACTAAATTACTTGCTTAGG gtGCGAAAGAGTGACACAACCATAATAGTTTTCTTCATCATGCCAGCGAAGACTAACAACTTTAATGTGGAGAGTCTTAAAGGCCAGGCAGTACGCAAGCAGCTGTG GGACACCGTCCAAGCTGTGAAGGAGAAGTTTGGCAAACATCTTTATGAGGCCTTGCTAAG gGGCGAGATCCCAGACATGAACAAAATCCTGGACAGGGATGACTTCACCATAATGAAGAGGGCCATATATGCAACACAG agacattccCTCCCTCCAGTGACTACTCACAACATGCTGGACGACTCTTCTGACCCCATCCTGAGCAACATCCGCCGGATTGGCCTCTTCAACAGCCGCAATGACAGAGTCAAG ATTGTGTTCCATCCAGAGTTTCTCTCCTCCACCAGTCCTCTGCTGCCCATGGACTACGAGGAGTTTGTCCGTGGCTGTCACTTAGGAGTGTTTCCATCCTACTATGAGCCCTGGGGATACACACCAG GGGAGTGTACGGTGATGGGTATTCCAAGTGTAACCACTAACCTCTCTGGGTTTGGCTGCTTTATGGAGGAACATGTGTCGGACCCCTCAGCCTATG GAATCTACATCGTGGACCGGCGCTTCCGTTCAGCGGACGAGTCATGCAACCAGCTGACCCAGTTCATGTTCTCGTTCTGCCAGCAGTCCCGCCGGCAGCGTATCATCCAACGGAACCGCACCGAGCGGCTCTCAGACCTGCTGGACTGGCGCTACCTGGGCCGG TTCTACATGCATGCTCGGCACCTGGCCCTTAGCAGAGCGTTTCCTGAACAATTCAAACTGAATTCTCTGGCAGTTCCGCCG ACCCAAGGATTCCGCTACCCTCGCCCCTCCTCGGTGCCGCCCTCTCCGTCTGCCTCCCTCCACTCCACACCCCACCACAGTGAcgctgaggatgaggatgatcaTGAACCctatgatgaagaggaggaggcggagAAGGACAGACTGAACATCAAGGCACCCTTCACGCTAGGGGCCGTACCGGAGGGGCGGAAGAAGCTCCCTTGA
- the spx gene encoding spexin, whose protein sequence is MKLTAGRLDALTVLTTALPPRACQDLRTLAAYTLALLILATFVSYACSAPQGSFQRRNWTPQAMLYLKGTQGRRFVSEDRNEGDVFDTLQLETRSQNTEDLSMSKAATVLLQFLQQVKDEGEDRSLFFQDAPTWKRDYF, encoded by the exons ATGAAA TTAACAGCAGGACGTCTCGATGCATTAACAGTGTTAACAACTGCTTTACCCCCGCGTGCCTGTCAGGATCTGAGGACGCTCGCGGCTTACACACTTGCGCTCCTTATTCTGGCCACGTTTGTTTCCTACGCCTGCAGTGCACCCCAG GGCAGTTTCCAGCGTCGGAACTGGACGCCCCAAGCGATGCTTTATCTTAAAGGCACAC AAGGCCGCCGCTTTGTGTCCGAGGACAGGAACGAGGGGGATGTGTTCGACACTCTTCAGCTAG AAACACGGAGTCAAAACACTGAGGATCTGAGCATGTCCAAGGCTGCTACTGTACTACTGCAGTTCCTGCAACAAGTCAAAGATGAAG GGGAGGACagaagtttgttttttcaggATGCCCCTACCTGGAAGAGAGACTACTTCTGA